The Kitasatospora paranensis genome has a window encoding:
- a CDS encoding alpha/beta fold hydrolase, which yields MSAEQQVRTAEQAGQQVGEAGPADGGRPFRTVEVPGAVLAVSPAVPPAEDLPPALFVHGLGGSADNWADLMADLADEVAGEALDLPGFGWSAPPLDGNLTVSGHVRAVIGYLEKSGRGPVHLVGNSLGGAVSVRLAALRPDLVRSLTLISPALPEVPPQYSAWPTALLAVPGVPALLRRRTAAGAQSAEQATENLLRLVYADAAAIPAERRERAVAEYRRRLGLPYALQASIGSARGIVAAYTERGDQALWRQAAQVKVPVLLVYGMKDRLVSYRSARRACAAFADARLLVLPDSGHVAMMEHTDRVARAVRDLLAEV from the coding sequence ATGAGCGCTGAGCAGCAGGTACGGACCGCGGAGCAGGCCGGTCAGCAGGTGGGGGAGGCCGGGCCCGCGGACGGCGGGCGGCCCTTCCGCACGGTCGAGGTGCCGGGCGCCGTCCTGGCGGTCAGCCCGGCCGTCCCGCCGGCCGAGGACCTGCCGCCCGCGCTCTTCGTGCACGGTCTCGGCGGCTCCGCCGACAACTGGGCCGACCTCATGGCGGATCTCGCGGACGAGGTCGCCGGGGAGGCCCTCGACCTGCCGGGCTTCGGCTGGTCGGCGCCCCCGCTGGACGGCAACCTCACCGTCTCCGGCCACGTCCGGGCGGTGATCGGCTACCTGGAGAAGTCCGGGCGCGGGCCCGTCCACCTGGTCGGCAACTCGCTGGGCGGCGCGGTCTCGGTGCGGCTCGCCGCCCTGCGGCCCGACCTCGTCCGCAGCCTCACCCTGATCTCGCCGGCGCTGCCCGAGGTGCCGCCGCAGTACAGCGCCTGGCCCACCGCCCTGCTCGCCGTCCCCGGGGTGCCGGCGCTGCTCAGGCGCCGGACTGCGGCCGGCGCGCAGAGCGCCGAGCAGGCCACCGAGAATCTGCTGCGGCTGGTCTACGCGGACGCCGCCGCGATCCCCGCCGAGCGGCGCGAGCGCGCGGTGGCCGAGTACCGGCGCCGGCTCGGCCTGCCGTACGCGCTGCAGGCCAGCATCGGCTCCGCGCGCGGCATCGTCGCGGCCTACACCGAGCGCGGCGACCAGGCGCTGTGGCGGCAGGCCGCGCAGGTGAAGGTGCCGGTGCTGCTGGTGTACGGGATGAAGGACCGGCTGGTGTCGTACCGCTCCGCCCGGCGGGCCTGCGCGGCGTTCGCCGACGCCCGCCTGCTCGTCCTGCCGGACTCCGGCCACGTCGCCATGATGGAGCACACCGACCGGGTCGCCCGCGCCGTCCGGGACCTGCTCGCCGAGGTGTGA
- a CDS encoding DUF3492 domain-containing protein: protein MRIALLTEGTRTVAQRTGGGWCGRLAGALAEHEFQLYLLGAGGGPEDAGPAPSSLTAVHELPIWGRRPGAGRLAVHRRPACAAAYEGLVRALVTPGERSQFGPALYRLAELAGQDGALPAFLASGRAHRILEKVWRAPGAETAAGQPLVRDVLVAGDLLEQLLRPLSAPWYGSGPTGLGGADLCHVVGGGPAALPALVAKHLHGVPFVLTEHGLHLREQYRGYRTAPYRWPVRALLLAFFRLLSAETYRQAAVLTPDPRTTGSGSCAAAPSQAASGWCTRAPRRPAGRRPGRSPSGPRSSGLAPWSPAATPN, encoded by the coding sequence GTGCGCATTGCTCTGCTCACCGAGGGCACGCGAACCGTAGCCCAGCGTACCGGTGGCGGCTGGTGCGGCCGGCTCGCCGGTGCGCTGGCCGAGCACGAGTTCCAGCTCTACCTGCTCGGCGCCGGCGGCGGCCCCGAGGACGCCGGGCCGGCGCCGAGCAGCCTGACCGCCGTCCACGAGCTGCCGATATGGGGCCGCCGCCCCGGCGCCGGGCGGCTCGCCGTGCACCGCCGCCCCGCCTGTGCGGCCGCCTACGAAGGCCTGGTCCGGGCCCTGGTCACGCCCGGCGAGCGGTCGCAGTTCGGCCCGGCCCTGTACCGGCTGGCCGAGCTCGCCGGGCAGGACGGCGCGCTGCCCGCCTTCCTCGCCTCCGGCCGGGCCCACCGCATCCTGGAGAAGGTCTGGCGGGCCCCCGGCGCCGAGACCGCGGCCGGCCAGCCGCTGGTCCGCGACGTCCTGGTCGCCGGCGACCTGCTGGAGCAGCTGCTGCGGCCGCTCTCCGCCCCCTGGTACGGCAGCGGCCCGACCGGCCTCGGCGGCGCCGACCTGTGCCACGTGGTCGGCGGCGGCCCGGCCGCCCTGCCCGCCCTGGTCGCCAAGCACCTGCACGGCGTGCCGTTCGTCCTCACCGAGCACGGGCTGCACCTGCGCGAGCAGTACCGCGGCTACCGCACCGCCCCGTACCGCTGGCCGGTCCGGGCCCTGCTGCTCGCCTTCTTCCGGCTGCTGAGCGCCGAGACGTACCGGCAGGCGGCGGTGCTCACCCCGGATCCGCGTACGACCGGCAGTGGCAGCTGCGCTGCGGCGCCGAGCCAGGCCGCGTCCGGGTGGTGCACGAGGGCACCCCGGAGGCCGGCCGGGAGGCGGCCGGGGCGGAGCCCGAGCGGCCCACGCTCGTCTGGGCTGGCGCCCTGGAGCCCGGCCGCGACCCCGAACTGA
- a CDS encoding glycosyltransferase, whose product MHEGTPEAGREAAGAEPERPTLVWAGALEPGRDPELMLHAFARVRAELPKARLRMYGEEAAPGYLAHCRAIAERLGIAAAVDFAGRPTTTADAWAAGSAVVFSALAQRSPRLLADAMLSGRAVVATEVGVAAEVLGPAGLLVPPRSPQALAAACVALLTDDERRARLGLAGRLRAQERFALEPETTAFREIYLELVSRWPAFPAAGRQPFARPAEYWVGGAPATPPAAERQTAPAGPPVAAVPAEALAEAI is encoded by the coding sequence GTGCACGAGGGCACCCCGGAGGCCGGCCGGGAGGCGGCCGGGGCGGAGCCCGAGCGGCCCACGCTCGTCTGGGCTGGCGCCCTGGAGCCCGGCCGCGACCCCGAACTGATGCTGCACGCCTTCGCCCGGGTCCGCGCCGAACTGCCGAAGGCCAGGCTGCGGATGTACGGCGAGGAGGCCGCGCCCGGGTACCTCGCGCACTGCCGGGCGATCGCCGAACGGCTCGGCATCGCCGCCGCCGTGGACTTCGCCGGCCGCCCCACCACCACGGCCGACGCCTGGGCGGCCGGCAGCGCCGTGGTCTTCTCCGCGCTCGCCCAGCGCAGCCCTCGGCTGCTCGCCGACGCCATGCTGAGCGGCCGCGCCGTCGTCGCCACCGAGGTCGGGGTCGCCGCCGAGGTGCTCGGCCCGGCCGGGCTGCTGGTGCCGCCGCGCAGCCCGCAGGCGCTGGCGGCGGCCTGCGTCGCCCTGCTCACCGACGACGAGCGGCGGGCCAGACTCGGCCTGGCCGGCCGGCTGCGCGCCCAGGAGCGCTTCGCGCTGGAGCCGGAGACGACGGCGTTCCGGGAGATCTACCTGGAGCTGGTGTCCCGCTGGCCGGCCTTCCCGGCCGCAGGGCGGCAGCCGTTCGCCCGCCCCGCCGAGTACTGGGTCGGCGGGGCGCCGGCCACGCCGCCGGCCGCCGAGCGGCAGACCGCGCCGGCCGGCCCGCCGGTGGCCGCCGTGCCGGCCGAGGCGCTCGCGGAGGCGATCTGA